A region of the Candidatus Nanosynbacter lyticus genome:
CTTGAGTTTGACCGATGAGTTGATAATCGCCATGATTCTTAAAGAGAACAAGTTGCGAATGCCCGCCAGAGACAATCAATGAGAGCAGGGGGAATAACGGTTGTTTTTTTGGTAATGATAGGGATAAGTCTCCAGATTGTTGATTGATAAAATTAGCGTATACATGAGCCTCAACGTGGTGTATTTTATAAAGCGGTTTATGGTGGATAATAGCGAGAGTGCGGGCAGCGAGCGTGCCGATCAGTAACGAACCAATGAGCCCCGGTGCATAAGTAACAGCGATGGCGTCAATATCATCCCAGGTGCAATTTGCGTCAGACAAAGCTTTTTTAATGACAGGATTTATGACTTCCAAATGACTACGTGCGGCAATTTCTGGAATAACTCCGCCGTATTCGGCATGAATATCGATTTGTGAATTGACGACGTTTGAAAGCAAACGTTCGCCATCTTCAACTATTGACGCCGCTGTTTCGTCGCAACTGGATTCGATTCCCAAAATCCTCATTTGTTTTTATTATAGCAAATATAAGTGGTAAAATGGGTATTATGAAAAACGAGTTGGTAAAAATTGCTAGAAAAACGCTACCTCAAGGAGCTTTGGAAAAAACAGAAAATGCCTATCGGATTGCGCGGACGAAGATGATTAGCCTAAGATATGGCAATCCAGCTCGTGGCTTGAGAATTATTGCAGTAACAGGGACGAACGGGAAAACTACGACTGCTTGTTATATTAATGAAATTTTGAAAGAGGCTGGCTTTAAGACGGCATTGTTTACGACGGCAGTGATTGAAATTGCTGGTGAAGAGAAGATAAATGATTTGAATGCAACTGTCCCAACTGTAGCGAGGCTGTTTAGTTTTTTCCAGACAGCTCAGCGTGAAGGTGTCGAATACGTGATTTTAGAGGCGACTAGCCATGCATTATCTCAGCATAAGTTTGATGGCGTGCCAATTGAGGCGGCGGTGATGACTAACTTGACTCAAGATCACCTGGATTACCATAAAACAATGGAAGAGTATGCAGAGGCAAAGGCTAAATTATTTGAAAAGCAGCCAAAATATATCGTGTTAAATCGCGATGATAAGTGGTTTGAATATTTCAATAAGTTTAATGCTTCTGGCGAAAAGATGACGTACGGTGTGAGTCCGGAGGCCGAGGCTCGGATAACACACATTAAGCTTTATAAAAAGGGCACTGAAGCAAGTTTGCTCATTGACCATCAGACCCATTTGGAGTTGGCGACTAATTTACCTGGTGAATTTAATGTACTTAATATGTCAGCGGCAGTGTCTTTGGCGTATTTGCTCGGTATAAAGCTAGAAGATATTCAAGAAGGCGTGGCAAATCTGGAGACGATTCCAGGGCGTTTTGAGCGAGTGGATAATAAGCGCGGAATTGATATTATCGTGGATTATGCGCACACGCCAGATGCATTGGAGAAATTGTTAAAAACGACACGGAGAATTGCTAAAGGGAGATTATTCTTAGTCTTCGGCGCGTGTGGTGACCGAGATAAAACAAAGCGACCAATTATGGGAGAGCTGGCGGCTAATTTGGCGGATAGAATTTTTCTAACAGACGAAGAGAGCTATAGTGAGAATCCAGATGATATTCGGGCAATGATTCGACAGGGAATTGAGCGAACAAAGAAGGTTCATAAGATGACGGAAATTGCTGATCGAAAACAAGCGATTTATCAGGCACTAAAATCAGCCGTACGTGGCGATACGGTTCTAATTACCGGTATGGGTCATGAGCAGTATCGAATTGTTAACGGTAAGCGAATTCCGTGGAATGATAAGACGGTTGTAAAAGAAGTTCTCGGGATAGAGAAAAATAAATAATTCGGCCAACTATTTATCAAGCTTTTATGAACAGTTAATGATATCTGTCGGTCTATCGATTGGATAGTGAATTAATTAAAACTAATAAGGTTGATCGAAAAATTGCTGTTTCTTTTTAAGCCAGGTTTCTGATTGGCGGACAAGTTTTTGGCTGTCAGCGGGGTTATTGAGCAGTGGTTTAATAGTTTCCTCGAGATATATGCCGCCCTGTGAGCCCTTGAAAAGGATTGTCGTGTCTTTAATTCCTTTACTCTTTAAGAACTCTCCAGCTTCTGGTGATTTGTCAAATGACAAAACCTTGCAACCATTTTTTTCAGCAATTGGTGCAAGGTGTTTTTTAGCTAATTTACCGACGGTAATCAGTAGGTCTAATTGCTTGGGGTCACACAGTCTACCAATTTTTTCATGCTCCAGCTTAGAGGAATCGCCAAGCTCATTCATGTCGCCTAAAACCGCAATTTTACGACTTGCTTCCAGAGAGTAAAGTGTTTTTAGGGAATTTTCCATAGCAACGGGACTGGCGTTATAGGTGTCGTCTAGTAGGGTGCATCCTTGCGTGCCGCGTAGAATATTCATCCTACCGGAGACAGGTTTAATTTTCGTTAAGGCTGCTGCGACTTCGTCAATATTCATGCCGCAAGCTAGACCTGCTGCTGCCG
Encoded here:
- a CDS encoding UDP-N-acetylmuramoyl-L-alanyl-D-glutamate--2,6-diaminopimelate ligase → MKNELVKIARKTLPQGALEKTENAYRIARTKMISLRYGNPARGLRIIAVTGTNGKTTTACYINEILKEAGFKTALFTTAVIEIAGEEKINDLNATVPTVARLFSFFQTAQREGVEYVILEATSHALSQHKFDGVPIEAAVMTNLTQDHLDYHKTMEEYAEAKAKLFEKQPKYIVLNRDDKWFEYFNKFNASGEKMTYGVSPEAEARITHIKLYKKGTEASLLIDHQTHLELATNLPGEFNVLNMSAAVSLAYLLGIKLEDIQEGVANLETIPGRFERVDNKRGIDIIVDYAHTPDALEKLLKTTRRIAKGRLFLVFGACGDRDKTKRPIMGELAANLADRIFLTDEESYSENPDDIRAMIRQGIERTKKVHKMTEIADRKQAIYQALKSAVRGDTVLITGMGHEQYRIVNGKRIPWNDKTVVKEVLGIEKNK